DNA from Pelodiscus sinensis isolate JC-2024 chromosome 1, ASM4963464v1, whole genome shotgun sequence:
TAATTTTTTCCACTCATGTGCAGGataaattttgttatgggcaCCAAGGCATATGAGGCTGTgtaccacctgtagaaacacatgctggtggctgctgccagctttgttcactctgctaatcagctggtggGCATTGGAGtctctgctgggcagctgcccaagtgctcagcttacagtaGAGCCTGCTGAGCTGTCTTGCCAGTTTTATTCTTCTGCTTGGAAAACCTATGTGCAGCAGGACACACACTGAAACTGTCTAAAGGCTCAAGAAGGCAGAATTATATTGTTTAAGATTTGGAAAACTCATCTGAAGCTATGTACATTAGTAAACAATTCCTACTTGCAATTGCTGAGTGGATAAATAGATTTGTTTTTTAACTCCCAGTATAAGACAAATAACTTCAGTTCAAGAAAGGTACATCCTCTAGTGAAACCTACAGTGCTGTAAAATGCAGATGCCAACTAGTCCTTAAAACCAGGAGAATCAAATTTAAAAACTAAAGTCAATTCAAGTTTAGATTGTGGCACCGAGTGCTGATAAAAATTCTGAAAGAGACGTTTTCTTCACCATTTCAGTCTCATTGTTCATAAACAGTATTTTGTACTCTTGAATTAAGTATGTTCCAATTTTTGTTATTAATGTGTATCTTAAAATGTGCTTGAATTAATGTTACAGAAGAAACCTTAACTTCTCAAATTTCTTGGTGTTTGGGTTACATTACACAAACACCACATTTTTACATGATTCTTATTTACCCAGTGTTTTAATTCTATATATACTGAAGCCTTCCCCTTAGTCCTctcccaaaaccaaaaaaatccccaaaccacTTCTGTGTGATTTGAAGCTTCTGAAATATGCTTACTGACAGCTCTGTGGACTGAAGTCCTCTCTTCACCCACCAGTAGtatagcacagtgtttctcaacctttttttataaagtacccctttaaaaaaattataagtacccccagctCTAActcaatgccctccccctcccccagagccaggcactggatgtatggtaaccctacctttgaagtgccCGCTCCTTTATCTGACCCTGCCTCAGTGGCTTGTCTGCAGAGAGCAAGAGGCGCACCAGTGCTGGGCTTGCTGTATGGGGCTGTGCGCTCCCACACTAGCCCAGCGCCTCCCTAACGTTGTGCTCAggggcaactgctccctccccccctcactatgccactgaTGTGGGAGGGTTCTTTGGAGCACAGCTTATTGTGGCACTTCACCGCCTTTTAGCTCCGCTCCGCAGCGTTCTGGGGAAGGGCGATGGGGATGCGTTGTACTGAGcttctggcgggggtgggggtaatGCATGTCTCCAGGTTCAGCCGCCCTCCCCACTGGAGCACCCTCAGGAGGCTGCCGGAAAGGAAATGAACTAGGAGAGGCAGCCGTGGAAGTGATTttatttttcctcccctcccaaacccgtcccccaacttggaactgccctgggtctcaccagagccgccACCACTGCAACCACGCACTTATCCCACCAGCGCTGGGGCGTGTGCACAGAGCGGCTGTTAATGTCTGGGCGCGCAGCTCCAAACATTCAATCTGACGGGCGCGTGCCACCGCCCCCTCCCCGAtaccctttgcagggcaaaatcccggacattttttgccaaatttcacttgtgttgatgtaccccccccccagacttttctcatgtacccctaagggtaccaccagggttgagaaacactggtatagcaCACTCAGGAGCACAGCAACTTTGCAGTCCGTGCCACACCAGTATTCTTCACACTTGACCTGGAGGAGTTGCCCTGAGGGGTCACAGGATAGTTAAGACTTCTTGGGGGTTTAATTCAGTGTTTCTGAGACTTCAAGCAAGAGAAGCAGTTAGTTTAAGTATCTCTATCTCTCCATTATGCTTGAATGATACAAACTCCCGAATGATGCCAGTGTGTTGTCAGACTTCATTTAAGATCAGTGAGATTtgattagaatcatagagctggaagagacctcaggagatcatcaagtccagccccctgtccaaggcaggaccaatcccaactaaagcaacccagccagagctttgtcaaacggagacttaaaaacctctagggatggagattccaccatctccctaggtaacccattccagtgcttcaccaccctcctagtgaaatagtttttcctaatatccaacctagatctctcccactggCCTGAAATCAAGTGTACTCTAGTCTTTTCTGAATTTCATTTTACTGGACTTTTAATAATGTTCTTCTGCTTGCAAGACCAGGAGAAGGTTCAGATGAAAGTCTACTGGCCTGATCCTCCTGTCTGACATCAGTGCATCTTTGGTGAATGGTTTGGTATTATTTTTGATGCCATTAAGTCAAGTGGTGAGATGATAGGAGACTTCtacaggggagggatagctcagtagtttggCCACTGACCTGCTAGAGCAAAggttatgagctcaatccttgaggggaccatttagggatctgtgGCAAATCTGTCAGGTATGGTACTttgtcctgctgtaagggcaggggactggactcaatgacctctcaaagtgCCTTCCAGCTCTATTAGATTAGGTATATCTCCATTCTTTCTCACACATTTGTGTAAGACCAAGCAGAAAGAAGGAAGCATTATAGTGCACCAGTTGACAAAATGGCATACCACATTTGGTGTGCCATTTTGACAATTGGTGTACCACACAGACACATGGTATAAGACAGTTTACACTCTGAATTACACTTTGAATAGACAAGCAGTCAAAGAGTAGAAAAAAATGAAGTGTTTCCTTcctattttgcagatggggaattgagagacaaagagatttaaaaaaatgtgtggtATAGTTGAGAGATCTCCAAAGTCCCAAACCAGTGCTTTAACTGCAAAACCATCTTTCTTTTCTGTTCAActtttaggctgcgtctagactggccgcttgaatttgcgcaagaacactgacgatctaatgtaagattgtcagtgttcttgcgcaaatactatgctgctcctgttcgggaaaaagccctcttgcgcaaatggcgatcggggctttcttgcgcaaaaccgcatctagattagcacggacgcttttctgtaaaaagtgcttttgcacaaaagcgtccgtgccaatctagacgctcttttctgcaaatgcttttaacggaaatacttttccgttaaaagcatttgccgaaaatcatgccagtctagacgcagccttagaatCTGTTATTGGTAAAAACTGTCAGTTTGTTTTTGACAAGTTTTTATCATCAAGACATTCGTCCAGTAATCTTTGTCTAGCATGTTAACAAAAAACTAACCAAAGATGGCACCTTTATTTTGTTTATGTCCCACAGGAGTAATATCAGAGTGGCAGTCTATATTCTGGTttgaatcattttttaaaattaagcagtGAGCTGTCATTCACAGCCCTTATCTTGATACTGAAGTAATGAAATTAACTTCAAAGATTAATAGAGTTGTGTTAATGATTTAGACCCATATTTGTAAATGAATCTTAAATTAGAGTTGCATAGCCTTAGCTTTCATTATTTTATCCTTGCAAGTTTTCCCAAGAAATTAATGTAAAAAAATCAGACCCCAGGTCATTATAACCCAAGTTCATTACAGGTAGAAATGAAGAAGTAACATTTAGATTCTTAAGGCCTGTTTCTCAGAAATTCTAAGAATCTTCAACTTCACTTGAAGTCATTGGGACTGTTCAAAAATCAAGTTCTTGGAACCATGTTCATCCTGGGTTTAACTCCATTGACTACATTTTTGTTACTTTAACTTTAATTAATTAGTTTTGTTACCTTCTAAGACTCAAATTTAttcctccattgacttcagttgagtTATATTAAAGATAATTTGAGTTGTAAAGTtacaaaaagttatttttaattttaatcattttaatttaCAGCTTGTAATTAATGTATTTACAGATTATTTAAGGTCCTTTTTACAAGGCTAACTATCCTCCACATACAGCAAATGAGGAATTACAAAGAAATCAGTGTTAGAAGCAAAGGTTTGCTTATATATTTCTTGTTTCTCCTTACAAATTGCCATTATTCAGATCATTACAGGAGTGCAAAATAGGTTTTGATTTGTGTGCTCTTTGAGGCaggaatttgtttgtttgtttgtttagtgtTTGTAGAGTGTCCATCACTCATTCCTGATAGGTGCTGTTGTAATACAAATATAGGGCTCAGTTCAGTGGTgggcttaagcatgtgcttttaAGCCCTGTTAACTTAAATGCATTGCAGAACTGCGGCTATCAAATCAATACATGTAACACTCAGTCTCTTGCACTTTTGTAAtaaccagattttttttcttttatagtgTCAAAACACATTTTCTGTGGCTTACGCTAGTATGTGACAGCTTTTGTCCCACAGCAAATTTTGGAAGGAGCTAAAATCCTGATTTGTAAGAATTTGTAGAGGAGGTGGAACTAAATGTGCCTTATCAGTACAAGTTCCTGCAGGCAATGTGAATCTCTAGCAAAACTGAAACTGCTATTTTGTATTCTATAGAGTCAAGTTTAATTTCCCTCAAGCATATTTTTGATATTATTGGGCTGTTGCCTTGCAGATTCCCCTGGGGAAATTATTAGTCCATCATAGTACCATACCCTTGTTTGCCTTGTTGCAAACCTCTTATTTAAATGATTATGACAGTGTGGAAAGTGTAGAAGAAGACGAGACAAGAAGATCTTTAAAATCCAACCAATAACTTAAGATATCATGGGGCTATTGGTCATGTTTTTAACGTAGCTATAAGCAGCTTTAGAAAAATGGTTAATTGAAGTGAATTGGGCATGGTGGGGAATATCAGAAGAaattttgaaacatttaaaaaagcataaaacaaaatgttctaactggaaaaatattgtttttaattttaggtTGGAGGCAGTAAGCACACAATGAATGAACATCTGCATGTTGGTAGCCACGGACAGATTCAGGTTCAACAGCTGTTTGAAGATAATAGCAACAAGAGGACAGTTCTGACAACACAACCAAATGGGCTTGCAGCAGTAAGCAAATCTGGATTGTCAGTGGTGCAGGACAGGCAGATAGACAGTGCTCATAGACAACAAGGGAGCTCCAGTTCTTTAAAATTAACGGACGGAACAGGGAAGCTGAAAGCCTCTTTTATGACACCAGAACAAGCAATGAAGCAATACATGCAAAAACTATCAGCCTTTGAGCACCATGAAATTTTCAGTTACCCTGAAATATTCTTTTTGGGTCCAAATGCAAAGAAGCGGCAAGGTGTGCTTGGAGGTCCAAATAATTGCGGTTATGATGATGACCAGGGGTCTTATGTGCAAGTACCCCATGATCATATTGCATACAGGTATGAAGTCCTCAAGGTTATAGGGAAAGGAAGTTTTGGGCAAGTTGTCAAGGCTTATGATCACAAGACCCATCAACATGTGGCGTTAAAAATGGTAAGAAATGAAAAACGGTTCCACCGCCAAGCGGCAGAAGAAATTAGAATTCTGGAGCATCTAAGGAAGCAGGATAAGGATAACAACATGAATGTTATTCACATGCTGGAAAACTTTACATTCCGCAACCATATCTGCATGACATTTGAGTTGCTGAGCATGAACCTTTATGAgctaataaagaaaaacaaatttcaGGGCTTCAGCCTGCCACTAGTTCGGAAGTTTGCCCACTCGATTTTGCAGTGCTTAGATGCGTTGCACAAAAATAGAATCATTCACTGTGACCTTAAGCCTGAGAACATTCTGTTGAAGCAACAGGGTAGAAGTGGTATTAAAGTAATTGATTTTGGCTCTAGTTGTTATGAGCATCAACGAGTCTACACTTACATTCAGTCACGTTTCTACCGTGCTCCAGAAGTGATCCTTGGTGCTCGTTATGGGATGCCTATTGATATGTGGAGCCTGGGCTGCATTCTAGCAGAGCTTTTAACAGGTTACCCACTCTTACCTGGAGAAGATGAAGGGGACCAACTGGCCTGTATGATAGAGCTACTGGGCATGCCTGCCCAAAAACTACTAGATTCGTCAAAAAGAGCCAAAAATTTTGTGAGCTCTAAAGGTTATCCCCGTTATTGTACCATCACCACATTGTCTGACGGTTCTGTAATACTTAATGGTGGCCGCTCCCGCAGGGGAAAATTGCGTGGCCCACCAGAGAGCAGAGAGTGGGGGAACGCGTTAAAGGGATGTGATGATCCCCTCTTCCTTGACTTCTTAAAACAGTGTTTAGAATGGGATCCTGCTATACGCATGACACCCAGCCAGGCTTTACGGCATCCCTGGCTTAGGAGACGTTTGCCAAAGCCTCCAACTGGAGAAAAGACATCGGCAAAGCGATTAACAGAAAGCACTGGTGCTATAATGTCAACTTCCAAGTTACCTCCAACGTCAACCTCAGCTTCAAAACTGAGGACTAATTTGGCACAGATGACAGATGCCAATGGGAATATTCAGCAGAGAACAGTGTTGCCAAAACTCGTTAGCTGAGTTTGAATAACCCAATGCTGGTCATACAAGAAATTGTACATTGCTGAGCCTTATTCATAGGAAAAAgtagctcagattttttttatttgctcaatAACTTTATTCATTTGTATCTTTTCAGCActcattttaaatgtaagaaatgttgattttttttataacaatAGGGGGACAATGCTTTAAGTTTTTATActtctttttaaaagtgtttgttTTCTAAAGTACAATTAGCCTTACTGTAATCAGTGTGGTACAGTAATAAACATCAGTGGCAGGCCACTGGTTACAACACAACTGTCATGCATTACAGCTTGGTGTCAAAGGTTTTAACCATTTTTTCCCCATAGCTCATATTCATTTTTCCTTGGGGTAAATTTGCAATACTCTTTCATCTCAGAATTCATTGCAGAtgtaggtcctgatcctgcaaaacccttaggctacggctacactagccttcttctagaaaagcttatgcaaatgaagcatggcgtggaatatcaccacgcttcatttgcatgaataattagcagctgcttttgcgcaagaggcttttctgcaaaaaggagctgtgtagatggctcttttttgcgcaaaagccccctcttccgcaaaagcctttCTTCCTGCAGgaagcaaaagcctcttgcacaaaagtggctgctaattaaatatgcaaatgaagcatggcaatattccacgccgtgcttcatttgcataagcttttctggaagaaggctacattGTAGCCTTAGCCTTACATGGGTCTGCTCATTTGAGTACAGCCAAGTATCCATGGAAGAGTTTGTTTGCAGAACTGGAGCCATAACAAGTTGTAATTTTCCATATGGTAGCTTGGAAGAAATGATATTTTGTAACAATGACACATCTGTGTCCTAtagactttttaaaagaaaaaaaagtaatgatTAAAACAAATGTTCAAATATagctaaaaatgaaaaaaaaagtccataACTAAAATTACCCTATTGGGATTCATTCTATGTGTACAAGAGACAGATAAGCATACAGCGGGAGGATAAAATGAAGGTGGGAATATGTGTTTCTCTAAAACTTAACATGACAGATGAGTTACTTTCTAAAGATGAAGtaatataaaacaaaatgttttgcacaGAAGTTTAGGTGTATAACCTATATTTATGTTtggtttccttttttctctcctgTTTTCTTCTCTTGGCGCTTAAGTGCAGCTAGGCATCCCTGCATCACACATTCAGAGCTGACTGTGCTCGTGCTGTACCTTCCAGACTGTTCACGCAACACAGATTTCatagaccttttttttttcagctaatCTGTCTGATGGACAAATTCTTTGGCACATTTTAACTTCAGATCAGATCACTGTTCAAGGGCCAATGTCATTTTGCATCTTCTAGATAACTATTCATTTTTAGCAAACAAGACACTAGACAAGTTATTACCTAAAGATTATTAATTGTAAGCAGCTGCAAGTGTTAATTGTTTCCTCAATAGAATGCTTGGAAGACATTAACTTAATCAGTGAAGTAAGCTGATGCACTACATCtctaaaggggaaaaaacattaAGGAGAAGATAAGTGGTATGAATTAATGGTTAGCATGGTAGCTGAAGAGAACTTTGAAGGAACAGTAGAGCTTTACATAGATTTGTATtcgtgtgggtttttttttttaagtcacggAAGGAAGATTGTCTTTTTCAAGGAGTGATCTCTATAGAGTTAGGGATCAGATTGATCACCCATGTAGTAAGTTTTCACTAATACCAGTTTGTTAATATCAGTATTATATCACAAGCAATGACCATGGTCATGACAATGACTATGTATGAAATACatgaaaagaatttttttaaaaataaaacataatcAAGAAGGATTTGCAGATATCAGTACATGAAAGGTTTGGGTGGGTTGCATAAAACTTTAAtaatgttcttatgtttatattAATTAAATTACTTGTAAAGTTATTTAAAAGACTTAAAGCATGGTCCCCAGAGAGGCCAAGAAAGTTTCCGGTTAAGTTCTCATTCATACTCATTCAGCATTTTCACTTAAAAAGAAAGTAACATAAGTTTTATTTAACTTATAactctgggggcagggatggaaaaGAAATAACACTATTCTCAGGACAACATATGATACAACCATTTGCCAAAAGCTCAGAAGAAAATCCTAAAAATTAATTCTGGAGAAGGAAGGTCTTTATTGAGGATTGATAAACTAATtttcttactgtatttttaaaatgatagttCCTGACTCTggttaaattaaattatttagAAAGTGTTAAATGTACACAATTTTATACAATATATTGAAGTGCAATATATAAACATGTAtggaatcatgttaaatatgAAATGTAATACAAGTAAGCAACAGTGACTTCTGGAACCTAAATATTTGGTGATGTACAAAAGGTAATTTATAGGTCTGGAAAAACATTTATTTACATGTAAAATAAACCAATTAAGCACCTAGGATCTCTCCCCGCAGCCAGCTCATTAAGAAATCAGCAAGAGTTAAAACATAGgacttcaatttaaaaaatttaaGGTGAAAATATACATAATTTCATGGGTCAGAAATGGGCTAAAACCCTGTTTTCTTTTTCATATAACTGATTTTTAAATGCCAATAAAGCATTTGTGATCATTTTTATTCATAAAGCTACCGGAAACTTTTAAGCCAAAATATAGTGTGCGGAGCTATTTTTGAAcccaaatacagtaaacttcctcTACATATGAAAGAGCAGCTATATTATGGATTTTAGTGATATAGTTCTTGTTATTGTAgcttatttataaatataaaaggGGGAAACAAGAAGATGATATTGCCTCTTGCATTGATGTGGTTTGATAAGGGCTGATAATTAGGCCGATAGAAGTGGCTTGGAAACAGTGCTTAGTCTCACATGTTACCATTGTCTAGAGACGGCTGAGCTATTTTCAGATTTAGTAATAGCATAGTGTCTTGTCTTTGGTTGCAGTCTCATTTGGCTCAGTTTCTTGCACCACCGGAGTGTTCATTACCACTTAAATGTGTTGGAACAACAGTGTGATGCAAGATGTGTAGATTAACAACAGAGTTTAAATTGTGCTCTTGATGTTAACAATGTGCCTTTTGTTATAAATGCCATGTTGTAGGGCAGGCATCTTTGCCTCTTTAACCCTTTGAATACTAGATAATAAGGatgaaatctatttttaaatactttgcCTATCTTATAACATCCTTTACATTTTCAAGGCCTTAATAGAACACATAAGGCAATCATACTATGTTGgataaaatattctgtttttgTAGTAACTTCTAAGTTGCTTAAGGGGTTAAAGATGGCACTTCATGGTTAGTTATATCTTAACATCggactgatttttttaatatgtttttgTTATGGTAACAGTAGACAGAAATCAGCTGTATTTGTAAAAATTTACCTCAAACTGTTTAATTTTATAGTGTGATTTAATCCCAGGGCATTTGGTATGAACCAAAGTGCATTCCTTTTATATGTGCCTGGCTCTAGTAAAGGTGGCCAGGGATTTTTACAATTTGGGTGCAAGGCACTTAAGCCACTTTTAACTTGGTGGGTGGTTTGGAGTGATAAAGGACTCCATAAGAATGTTAGAACACTTTAGACATACGTAGCATTGGGCTATATTTGAATCTTTAGGCAAGTGTGTGCATTATTTGATGCTCTCCatttttgtaacttttttttcacCATGAAGAATTTTTCTGGTAAGTAggggaactttttttaaaaaaaaattcttgctgTCAGTAAAGATTTTAATATTGCCCAACTTGATGCTGCGgtagcatttaaataaaaaagcatttgTGAATTATTGTTTGTAGGGGCTTGTACATCTCTGCTACAAATTGTAATTACTCAGCTCAACTGCTTCAATTATGTCTAAGCAGTAGCTTGAGTTTGTATTGAGCAACGACTTAGACACGTGACTGTAATATGCTGCAACTGTGTGTACTGAAAACATGTGAAAAATGATTGAATGTGGATTGTGTATATATGTTTGTATAATTCTCTGTGAGATGCTGCTGTCGCCACTTAACATTAAATATGTTGTAGTGGATTTTAATCCTAGTGGCCAGTTTTATGATACTGTATGTATTGTACAGCTGATGACAGGAGTAAGACTGTTTTAGTGCATATTTGTTACAGTTTATTGTTGTGGCCAGAGATCATTTCAGAATAAAACTTTATGTCCTACTTTTCCTCTTTCTACTGCAGTTTGGGTTTTGTCTTGACTGTAAGGAGCCTTTGGAATGCTGGCATTTCCTTGACAAATACAAGCCTTTTCCtgtgcccattgaagtcaatggcaaggtGCCCTTGTTTTTTGTGAGACTCTATGGCCAAGATCCTCAAAGATTATTTTGATGCCTAAATCTCATTGAGTTAGGCACCttaatatctttgaggatctgggtctaAATGCTTAATGAGACCTATATAAGTATCTACAGATTAATGAAGCctgatttttgttgcttttttgcaTCCCTTAAATATCGTGCAAAGACTGCTTCTGGCCTGAAACTTCTCATGTTCATCTCAGGAGCTaaagtataatttttaaaattatttttaaatcaagttgtTACCACACTCCAGAGAAAATAAGCCTTTGGTAGAAGTTTTCCCTATATAAAAAAAGCATTTAGTtgcttttaaaaactatttaacattaattttaaatagCTTCTGTGATTGTCATGTCATTTATGaaaacaaatcttttttttttctttttttcaaaacttcCAATAAAAGTAAATGTCAGATGTTTTGGGATGTAAAATGTTATGGGATTGATCAACATGACAAATTTTAGTTAGATATTGGAGAAGCAGTACCCAACAGTATTTGTCATAGCAGAGAGGCCTATGTACCCAATGTTCCTTGGTGCTAATTATGtatattggaccaaattctgctccaTTAAATTGGTATAAATCCCGAATAACTTTATTCTTCATTGTCAAATTACAAGGATCCCAAATACAgttaatgggccaaattctcttcTCAGTTACACCGGGGCACCTCCAGGGCATCTTCATTGAAGAAAGACACTAGTATAACTGAGAATAAGCTGATACTGGAAGCCTGTGGAGTTTGATGTCACTTTTAGTACCCTTTTCTCACTGTAACAGGGGATTTTGTACTTCTATAATAGGATAATGAATGCATAGAAATGTAGATGGAAGTTAAATTAAGTGTTTATTCCCAAACCCACATAACCAATTCTAATACAATTTCATAACAGATAGAAGTTCACCATTTTGCCCATCTATATCCTCTTTTGGGGTCAGGACAGatgctgtattttgttttaaaggatTGCCCTTCCCTCTTAAATGTGTTACCTTTCCTTTATTTTCACTACCTCCAGCGGTATATCTTTCTATGCAAATGCCTCTCTGTTGCTTCTGCTTATTCATGTAATATGTTTGTATGTATTAAACAGCATTTCCAGTACAAGGAAAAAGTGTCAAGGACAGGAGAGGGAAATGTCATTATATAGCTGTATACATGTGCGTGGCTCTTTAGCAGCTAAGTTACCCATACATATTTCCTGTGGCTTTTCCATGGCCAGGTGACTGGAGTACTATCACTACAGATTTGACTTCTCCAGGTTTTCTATTCATTGATCCAAATAAAGAATATGAGAAGCATAAATATTCACAATTGGGTACAGGATAGCATTTCTCAATTTgtgttgctgctgcttttcttgtaAAAAGTCTTTGGCTCTTTATTTTGAATACCTTTTTTCACCATCCTGAATTAGCTTAGAGTTGTCCCTTAGCCTATTTCAAAACATGTTGAGAAAGGCCTAGAGAAGCAACTCAGGGAGGACTTTCTGTTCAGAGGGTGCGGTGCGTGAAAAGGTATAAAGACACTGATGGGGAAAAACAGACCGTTGTGTTTAGGTCAGTATGTTTCCTAAGGAAATGAATGCAGTGTAACATGTTCTGCTTTAGGCTTCATTGCAGGATCAGGTAAGACTACTAGATGGGGCAGAGGTAGGATCAACCTAAGTAAACATAAGTATTTGAAAACTGTTGCTGAACTGAACTATTTAGGAATAAAAGTGTCTTTAAAACTAGCAATACTGTTCTGCTCTTCAAGCTTGACATTTTAAATCCTATGCTAATAGTTAAAGGATAATTTTCAAGAGTCTAATTTTTTTATGTTAAATTTCATAACAGTGTTATaactttcctttaaaaatataattgctgttcataagagagacaaggtgggtgtaAGAtaagatcttttattggaccaacttctgtaaTGATACTGTTAGCACATTCTTCTAATTAATATGTTAAAAGTTATAGGGGGACGGGGCGAATATAATTTCTCTAGTTTCAAGTACTGTGGAATTAAGGTCTACCCAGCAGCATTATTGATTTCGGAGTAACTAACgtttttccgaaataacaaagagtgcatctatgccacaagcctttatttcaaaataatgctggaggacttcttactctgactcgtggtaaccctcatttcacaacgAGTAAGGAAAGTTAAAGGAAAAGcattcttcctttggcttcctgctgtgtagacagcaccaaaagtcaaattaggctatttcaacttaagctatgcaattggcatagctgaaatcgcgtagcttaatttgactttagccctgctgtgtagacatacatagTGACAAATGGTAGAGAGGAATAGAAATACTGAGATTCAGCACTGGATATAATCAGAAGATCTGCTCTATCGAGGTCGTCTTCTGTAACTCTTGGAAACTCAAATTCCTTGTGCCATTTCCTCTCTTTACATGGGGGAGAATTGTTTTTAATGAAATGCTTTCCAGTTTCCTATGGACTTTGCGAGGTCTGACTCTTCACTGAatttaaagcactttgagatgtgGAATGGAGGGCACTGCATTTATTATGTTTATTCATTATATTTATTATGTTTTGCTCTGCGTACAAACAGAAGATGATCCTTATGGGTGGCTATTTCTAAGTT
Protein-coding regions in this window:
- the DYRK2 gene encoding dual specificity tyrosine-phosphorylation-regulated kinase 2 isoform X1 — encoded protein: MLARKASASAAAAGAAYPAGRAGESGRQLQSSPGIGAGGSRTGAGTGPPSPIALPPLRSSNAAHTVGGSKHTMNEHLHVGSHGQIQVQQLFEDNSNKRTVLTTQPNGLAAVSKSGLSVVQDRQIDSAHRQQGSSSSLKLTDGTGKLKASFMTPEQAMKQYMQKLSAFEHHEIFSYPEIFFLGPNAKKRQGVLGGPNNCGYDDDQGSYVQVPHDHIAYRYEVLKVIGKGSFGQVVKAYDHKTHQHVALKMVRNEKRFHRQAAEEIRILEHLRKQDKDNNMNVIHMLENFTFRNHICMTFELLSMNLYELIKKNKFQGFSLPLVRKFAHSILQCLDALHKNRIIHCDLKPENILLKQQGRSGIKVIDFGSSCYEHQRVYTYIQSRFYRAPEVILGARYGMPIDMWSLGCILAELLTGYPLLPGEDEGDQLACMIELLGMPAQKLLDSSKRAKNFVSSKGYPRYCTITTLSDGSVILNGGRSRRGKLRGPPESREWGNALKGCDDPLFLDFLKQCLEWDPAIRMTPSQALRHPWLRRRLPKPPTGEKTSAKRLTESTGAIMSTSKLPPTSTSASKLRTNLAQMTDANGNIQQRTVLPKLVS
- the DYRK2 gene encoding dual specificity tyrosine-phosphorylation-regulated kinase 2 isoform X2 codes for the protein MNEHLHVGSHGQIQVQQLFEDNSNKRTVLTTQPNGLAAVSKSGLSVVQDRQIDSAHRQQGSSSSLKLTDGTGKLKASFMTPEQAMKQYMQKLSAFEHHEIFSYPEIFFLGPNAKKRQGVLGGPNNCGYDDDQGSYVQVPHDHIAYRYEVLKVIGKGSFGQVVKAYDHKTHQHVALKMVRNEKRFHRQAAEEIRILEHLRKQDKDNNMNVIHMLENFTFRNHICMTFELLSMNLYELIKKNKFQGFSLPLVRKFAHSILQCLDALHKNRIIHCDLKPENILLKQQGRSGIKVIDFGSSCYEHQRVYTYIQSRFYRAPEVILGARYGMPIDMWSLGCILAELLTGYPLLPGEDEGDQLACMIELLGMPAQKLLDSSKRAKNFVSSKGYPRYCTITTLSDGSVILNGGRSRRGKLRGPPESREWGNALKGCDDPLFLDFLKQCLEWDPAIRMTPSQALRHPWLRRRLPKPPTGEKTSAKRLTESTGAIMSTSKLPPTSTSASKLRTNLAQMTDANGNIQQRTVLPKLVS